CTAGCGTACGCCATAGTTGGCGCCTTTATAACGCTGGGATTCATGATCATGGGTTATAAGATCTTTGATAAGATGACTCCATTCGATACGTCGAAGCAGTTAGCGGAACAGAATATAGCTGTGGGAATTGTAGTGGGGTCTATATTTATTGGGCTGGGTATTGCGATCGGTTTAGTGATTGGTATGGGACTGAACTAGCATGAATCGGCTTACTCTCGTTGGAAAGGTTTAGAACTTTACCTTTGGGACAGTCCGCGCTGCCTCTGTGACTTCAAAGTATTCAGCCTGATCCACGCCAGCGAGGCCCGCATAGATTCGTCCGAGTAGCTTTCGTCTGAAGGTGTTGACTTCCCTGACGGCATCATTGTAACGCTTGCGTTCAACAGCCAGTCGGTTCTCGGTACCCTCGAGCTGGTCTTGGAGCTTGAGGAAGGACTCGTTCGATTTGAGTTGGGGATAGGCCTCGCGTAGCACCAGTAAGCGCGACAGCGCGGACTCAAAGGTGCCGGCTGCTTGGGCTTTCTCCCTGATAGTGCCTGCCTGGAAATATGCCTTGCGCGCCTCTGCCACCCCCAGGAAGATCTTTTCTTCCTGCGCAGCGACCCCCTTGACGGTTTGAACCAGATTCGGAATCAGCTCGAACCGCCGTTGCAACTGATTTTCGACTTGAGCCCATCGGCCTTTGACCGCTTCATCGAGTGTGACAGCCTGGTTATATCCAGAGTAGGCGCAACCACCGGCGAGCATGATCGCACCGACGATTACCGCTAGAGTGATCAAAATGACCTGACTTGTTTTCATCCACGTCCCTCCTTAATTCATCATGTCGCTGGACGCGACATCTCGGATACCCGCCGGTCCCGATTGAATGCGAGAAAACCCGTTACCAACTGGCACCGCCTCCTCCGCCTCCGAAACCTCCACCTCCCCCGAATGATCCGCCTCCAAACCCGCCACCGAATCCGCCTCCAGAACCACCACCATAGCCACTCCCCCAATAAGACCGACGTCCGCCCAGGGCGCTACCGAGCATGGCGCCTAACAGCATACCACCCATCATTCCACGACCACCCCAGGCGCTGTAATGGCGCCGTCTTCGGGTCATGGAGGAGAGGAGGAAAAAGAACAGTAAAAAGGGGATGAGCCCGCTCCCCAAGAGGAATGGGGAACGTCGGCGGGCAACCCGGTGGCGATATTTCGGAACACCGCTTAGTTGCACATTTTCAGCATCTGCAACCTTGTTGGCCACCGCCACGGTGAGTCGGTAGAGCCCTTCCGAGTATTGCCCTTTTCGAAAGTATTGGCCCACCACGGCCCGTGAGGCCGACCCGCCCCAAGAATCCGGCAGGATGCTCTCCAACCCGTACCCGGTGTGGATCCGGACTTCACGCTCCTTGAGTGCTAATACAATCAATGCACCATTATCTTTGCCTTTCTGGCCAAGTTTCCACTGCTCGGCATGCCGTTGAACGAAGCCGAAGAAATCCTCGCCGTCGGTCGTCTGAACCGTGAGCACCTTGACCTGAACGGTCGTCTTCTGCTCAAGCTCTCGCAGCCAGCCCTCCAATCGGCGCTCAGCGGTATCGTCAATAATCCCGGCCGTATCCACCACGAAGGTGCCTGGATCAGGAATGGTGATCTCTGCAGTCACCAGGCAAGGAAATACCAGCAGCACACACAGTGCCGTCAATAGGGATGAAAAGAATCTCGATCTACCATGCATCGACAATTTTCCCCACTGCATCTACATCGTCGTAGAGGGTTCGAAACTCGTCCCATCCATGGGGTGCAGCTACACCGAGCACGTTTCGTACACCCGGTAATTGTCGTCCAATGATGTTTTCGACTGCGGAAATAACTTGAGCAGATGGCTCCGCCTCCTTCTGGCCCTTTAACCATAATAGACCCCGAAGCGTTCGAATTAAGCTTTCAGCGACGTCGGCGTCAATCGCAGCGATGAGTTTCTCGCGCCCTGCCGCCGCTAACAATCCCTGACGCATCCCGATCAGGATGGTTTTGAGTTCCCGTTCGCATTGCAGTCGGACATGCGCATCGTTAAGAGCCAGTGTGGCAAAATAATCATGGCCAAAGAGGGGAATGTGACACTGGTGGATCTCGATCAGTTCCAGG
This region of Candidatus Methylomirabilota bacterium genomic DNA includes:
- a CDS encoding LemA family protein, which gives rise to MKTSQVILITLAVIVGAIMLAGGCAYSGYNQAVTLDEAVKGRWAQVENQLQRRFELIPNLVQTVKGVAAQEEKIFLGVAEARKAYFQAGTIREKAQAAGTFESALSRLLVLREAYPQLKSNESFLKLQDQLEGTENRLAVERKRYNDAVREVNTFRRKLLGRIYAGLAGVDQAEYFEVTEAARTVPKVKF
- a CDS encoding DUF350 domain-containing protein, coding for LAYAIVGAFITLGFMIMGYKIFDKMTPFDTSKQLAEQNIAVGIVVGSIFIGLGIAIGLVIGMGLN
- a CDS encoding TPM domain-containing protein, with the protein product MHGRSRFFSSLLTALCVLLVFPCLVTAEITIPDPGTFVVDTAGIIDDTAERRLEGWLRELEQKTTVQVKVLTVQTTDGEDFFGFVQRHAEQWKLGQKGKDNGALIVLALKEREVRIHTGYGLESILPDSWGGSASRAVVGQYFRKGQYSEGLYRLTVAVANKVADAENVQLSGVPKYRHRVARRRSPFLLGSGLIPFLLFFFLLSSMTRRRRHYSAWGGRGMMGGMLLGAMLGSALGGRRSYWGSGYGGGSGGGFGGGFGGGSFGGGGGFGGGGGGASW